Sequence from the Mycteria americana isolate JAX WOST 10 ecotype Jacksonville Zoo and Gardens chromosome 5, USCA_MyAme_1.0, whole genome shotgun sequence genome:
CAGCGATGGCGGCGGTACCTAGACATCCTCGTCCTCGCTGGCCTTGCTCCAGCGGTGGCAGCAGTTGGCGGTGATGCCCAGCAGGAAGTTGGTGGCCACCGAGGCGATGGAGACGACGAAGCCGACGAAGGCGATGAAGAGATAGTCGTCCAGCGTCAGGGTGAGGTGGCAGGCCTGGAAGCTCTCCTCCGTCAGGGAGAGCAGGGGGGCTCCCGCCACCTCGGGGGGGGCCTGGCACTCGGCCAGCTGCGAATCTGACGGGGGGAGCGGCGTCAGGGCCGGCCGCCGGGCCCCCGagaggcggggcgggcgggggcggggggcgcgcgcgGCACCTACCCGATGCGCAGCGCCGGATGCGTCCCCGCAGCCACTTGAGGAAGGGCTCCATGGCGCAGCCGCACACCCAGGGGTTGCCCCCCAGGCGGAGGcccaccagccccggcagcccctccaGGGCGTCGAGGCTGATGGCCGGCAAGGCCCCGTAGCTGAGATCCAGCTCCCGCAGCTGGGCCAGCCCCCGGAAGGCCTGGGGGTGCACCCGCCGCAGGCCGGGGTTGTGGCTGAGGTCGAGGCGCAGCAGCCCGCTGGCCTCCAGGAACATGTCGGCCGGCACCAGGCTGAAGTTGTTGTAGCTGAGGTCGAGGTGGGCCAGGCGGCGAGCCCCCAGGAAGAGCCCGGCCGGCAGGGCCGCCAGCGAGTTGTTGCGCAGGTCGAGGGCCCGCAGCTGGCCGTAGCAGGCCAGGTAGCCCGGCGGGATGCTGGCGATGCGGTTGTGGGCCAGGCTGAGGTTGCCGGTGTCCAGCGGCAGCTCGGGGGGCACGGAGAAGAGCTGCTGCCCGCTGCAGTCCACCGCCTGCCCGCGGCACGTGCACAGCACCGGgcagcccgccccggcgcccgccgccaccgccaccgccgccgccgccgccgccgccaccagccAGGGGCCCAGCAGCATGGCGGGGCGGCGGCGAAGCCCCGCCCGGCGGGCGCCGGCGGGGAGGCCCGGACCCTcacggggcggcgggggccatCCCGCCACGGGGAaggggccgcccgcccgctcaCGCCGCGGGCCGCTGGCGGCGGGGgccaggagcggggccgggctccgAGCTAGCGACGCGGCGCTCCGGGCATCCCGGCGGCATTCGGGGAGCGGGCCGAAGCCCCCCCCCGGGGGCGCGGTGGTCTGCAAGCCCCGGGGCACCCGCGGGCCGGCGTGGGGCCGGTTTCGGCTGCCTGCGAGGGAGAGGGGCGGGAGGAAGCCGTGCTAGCCGCACGCCCTGCCGGGGGCCGCCGCtcgggcagcccggggggcacCCGCACCCTCCCGCGCCCCCcacgccggggccgccccgctcctccaagccccccccccggggattTTGGCCAAAACAAAGCCCCCAACCCTGCTGACCTTGGTCAGCTCATCCCGGCCAGCGACGGGCGGGGGGGtgcccgctccccggccccccgccagccccccgccgccacccgctCGGCCCGCTGCCGGGgcgccctccccgccctcccccgtGGGGacggccccctccccagcacccgcCCGGGGTGTCCCCGGCACGGCAtcccccgcgctgccgccccggcctGCTCTTGCCCCCGCCGCCTGGCCGTCTTTGCTCCTTCCTCCCGCGCCCCTGCCCTCGCCCGCTCCGtcctctccccgccgccccgtcTCACCGGGGGTCGCGagcgcccccggcccccccccccccgcaggcccCCGTCCCtccggccgtgccgggggtcccccGGGGTACTCACGCCAGAGGAGCGGGGGCTCGGCTCCCCACGGCCGCGGGCCTGGGCGGTGAggcgggggtccccgggcggCCGCCCTCACCCCGGAGGCAGCCAAGTTGGGAGAGCGGCTCCCGCCGCTGTGGCCAAGGCTGCTGCCGAGCCTGGCAATGGGAGCAGGtctttccccacctccttcctcccctcctcctcctcgtcctcccttgtctctctctttctctgtctttttttttttttctcttttttttccttgagggcCAGATACTGACGTTTCGGTGTCTCTTAGCAACTGCCTCCACATCTCTGAGCAACAGGAGAGCGGGATGCGGAGCCGCCGGAGCGATGGAGACGGCGGAGGGTAGAAATGcccccaccccggggacaccccggccGGGGGGACCCGCACCCAAACGGCCGAGGCGTCCGGGCGGGCCGGAGCGGGAAGAGGGGCGGCaccctgccccccaccctgggctcgggggtccccagccctccccacaccccccggCCCTGGGAAGCATCCCCCGTGGGATGGGGTGAATCAGGGTTTCCCGGgctctgaaaacagaaacaaattacgtatcggcgggggggggggaataaggCAGCCCGGCTCAAACCGGGGAGCGACGTTACCCGGCTGTTTTCACCCCGGGGCACCCAGGCCGCAGCACCCGCAGGCCGGGGTTGCGGCGGGGctggctgcggcggggctggctGCGTGCCCATTTCGCAGCCTACCAGCCCGGCACGCAGCCCCCTCCAGCCCGCTCTCAGCTGAAAcgtggtttgggtttcttttccccCTGCTCGCAGATCTGGAAAATGCCTCAGGTTGACACTGATTGTTTTGCTCCACACGAGACGAAAAATTCTGTTTCCCTTCTGCGTTTGGATGGGGAGGGGACGGAGCGGGTTTAGCAGGCTGCCCTCCTCCCCACGGCTGGCTTTTGACCATGAAAACGGCCTTTTCGCATCACAGGGATGCCCACGTTTTGCTCTGGAAACGTTGCAACGCCACGGCTATGGGATTTTTGGAAGGCGGGCACGTTCAAAACCCAGCCTGCCCgcatttggggtggggggggttccTCGTTTCAATTTTCCCCCGCTGTTTTCGTGGAGCTGCTCCTTTTCCCAGCTGAATCCCCCGCCCGATGCCGGTACGTCAGCGGCATGGCCCAGGGCCTGTTCGCTCCCCAGGTCCCGCGGGACGGCTCCTCCTCGCCGCGGCAGCTCGGCAGCTCGCAGCCAGACGGCGAGCGGCCGCCTCTCCTCTCCCGCGGCGGGCATTAATTGGCGCTGATGGTAGCCCGGGCTCCCAGCAGGCTGCAAGGGAAACTCCAGGCGCTGAATACACCCAGACATCCCAGGAGCCAGCTGCGGCTCAGACAGACACATAATTAGAGATAAGACCAAGCCTGGCTGCAGATCTCTTCCCAGCATCTATTAGCGCCGAGGTTTTTTCCCACCCCCCAGCATTTCGGGCTGCGTTGGCAGCAAAGAAACCAGCAAATTACCCCGACCGGGGCTCGTTCGCAACGGCCCTCGGGGCCAAGCGGCACAGCAGAGCTTGGCTCACGGCTCCCTCGCCAAACCCCCGTGGGCTCAGCCACGGGGACGCtgccgcggcggccgggcagcATCCCTGAAGGAGCTGCAGCCCGCTCTCCTGGAGCCGGGGCTCGGGTGCTCGCCTTTGGGGGGGCAAGGAGCCACCAGCTCACCCACGGAGCCCCCTGCGGGAGCCCAGCCCCATCAAAACAGCGCTTCTGGGACAAAACCACAGGCGGGAGAGCGCTGGCTTTTCGGATGATTGCTCCAAGCTTGCTTCCAGCCCCCccttctccatttttcttccccttcccctttttggGGAGCAGCCCCCTCTCCCGCAGCCGGCTCTCTGAGGCTCGGCCCCGCTTGCCCGCAGCCTCCGGCCGGGCTCACCCCGGTCCCCAGGAGCCTGGGACGGCTCCAAGGAGCCTGGCTGGATAAATCTGCCTTGTACGCAGGGCTTTATCTCTttcagggcaggcagcacccGATAGCCCGCTTTGTTTAATCCGTAGGCAGTCAagctttggagaggaggaggaaaggagaggaatggTTACACCTCTTCCTTTGACGGGTGGTCAAAGCTGTTGGTCACGAACCGGAGCTCCTCCGGCCTCCTCGGCACGTTGGCAGGCAGCACAGCGCTCGGTTTGCAGCCGGAAACGGTGGCAGGACGCACGGCCCACCTTCCCCGCAGCGTCCTCCCAGCCCCCGGCGCGGGCTCTCGCAGCCCCCGGCCAGGCGCATCGGCTGCGGGGACGGCCGGGGCAGTGCCGCGGCCCCTCAAAGAAAACAGGTTTACCGTATCCGCCCCCACTGCCAGCAGCCGGGCACGGAACGGGCTGCGGGTGATGCCGGCGGCCGAACGTCTTCCCCCCGCTGGGGAGCAACGGGGAGAGCCGGAGGAGGAGGGCTCGGGAGCATCGCGAGTCCTCTCCCGGCCCCCGCTGCCGAGCGCGCCCGTGGGTTTCGCCAGCCGCCGGCTTTTGCCGGAGGAGCGAGGttggccggcggcgcggcggagggCTGGGGTTGCAGCGGGGGATGAAGCGGTTTCGTTccgggctgctggcgaggccccATCCCCACGCCTGTGCCAGCGGCACCCGTCAAACCGCAGCCCGGAGTTTCCCCCGGTGGGGCAGGAAGTTCACAGGAAGGGCAGACAGCGAGAGCCAGGGGCCGCGGCTGCGCCGAGCAGCCGGCCGAGCACCACGCGGCACCGCGGCTGCCAtcgcgcgccgccgccggcccggggccggggccgaagTCCCTCGCAGGCGCTGCCGGGACCGCAACGCGGGGcgagcgcccgcccgccccgcgaaACCTCGCCGCGCCCACGATGCGTCCGGCTTCCGCGCCACCGGTgtttaagcagcaaaagcagggTCGAGCAGGACCGGCTTTCAGTTTGCCCAGCATCGCTCTCAAGACGTT
This genomic interval carries:
- the LRRC55 gene encoding leucine-rich repeat-containing protein 55; translated protein: MLLGPWLVAAAAAAAVAVAAGAGAGCPVLCTCRGQAVDCSGQQLFSVPPELPLDTGNLSLAHNRIASIPPGYLACYGQLRALDLRNNSLAALPAGLFLGARRLAHLDLSYNNFSLVPADMFLEASGLLRLDLSHNPGLRRVHPQAFRGLAQLRELDLSYGALPAISLDALEGLPGLVGLRLGGNPWVCGCAMEPFLKWLRGRIRRCASDSQLAECQAPPEVAGAPLLSLTEESFQACHLTLTLDDYLFIAFVGFVVSIASVATNFLLGITANCCHRWSKASEDEDV